actcccagatctctttcttgagtggtaacagctaaggGGAGCCACCATTTTGTATGtttagttgggatgatgttttccagtgtgcattattttgcctGAGTCTCTTGCCAGGACTCTTGTGTATCAGGCCATCGTTCACACATAAcgttttgaatgtatttatcttctcaccacctctgtgaggcaggaCAGGGCTATTATCCACCTCTACAgaagccatactgggtcagaccaaaggtccatctagctattatcctgtcttcagacagtggccagtgtcaggtgccccagagggaatgaacggaacaggtaatcaccaggtgatccattccctgtcgctcatgcCCAGCTTCTGCAAAACAAAGGCttagaacaccatccttgcccatcctggctaatagccattgagggacctatcctccatgaatatatCTACTTCTTTTTGgaccctgttatagacttggccttcacaacatcttgtgggttccaggactagctgctccaagaagcagtcttttaaggtgtcaagaaactttatctctgcatcccatcctgaagtgacatgtacccaatcaatatggggacagttgaaatcccccattattattattgtgggtttttttttttcaattttaacagcctctctaatctccctgagcatttcacagtcactattacCATCCTGGGCAGGTGGTCGGTAACATATCCCTAccactatattcttattattagagcatggaatttccacccatagagattctatggtacagtttggttcatttatgatttttcttcatttgaatGTATACTTTCTtccacatatagtgccactccctcaccagcatgacctattctgttctttcaatatattttgtacacTGGTATTACTGTGCCCCattaattatcctcattccaccaagagTCTGTAATGGCtagtatatcaatatcctcatttaatacaaggcacccTAGTACACACATCTTATCATTTAGCTTTCtgcattacatgatgtaattgaatgggactttttttttatttggttgttTCTCaacagatcctacctgtattttatcatcttccatcatCTCCTCCTTACTGAGACATAGAGACTCTCCATTACTCTATCCTCCCTAATGGATGTCGCTGTCCAAACGAAATGCTCCTCTACTCGtcacctttcccccagcccttagtttaaaaactgctcaatGACCTTCTTAATGTTAagcgccagcaatctggttccattttggcataggtggagcccatcctttctgTATAGGCTCCCTAATTCACAAAAGTTTCCCCATTTCCTAAAAACACACGCAGCACTCCTCTGCCTCAGTGGCATTACAGTCAGATACGGGTGGACTCATCAGGTACACAGTGCGCAGTCATCAATAAGGGAGGAGCTGCCTAAGTGACAGCGCCTGGGGCTCCTGCTTTGATCATATCTCTGACACGACTCAGTCACGTGCACCTGGCTGAAGGCAGAGGGAAAGGGGGGTGACTGTCTCACTGAAATAGATGCTGAGCACAGCTGTTGCAGTGCTCATGGATCATGTAGTACCCAGAGCGCTCAGGAAGGGCAAGGACTGGAATTGCAGAACAGCTCTCAGCTTTTCCCTGGTTCATGAATGTTTAACGAGAGACGGGACAGTGACAGGCCAGGTGTAATAGGAAACAACATCCACATTCCTTCTCTTTATTGACTCTATCAAGAGGAATTCTGAGGTCGGAGCAGGCAACGatacagctctttataagcaaacATCACACTGGTCCCCTGGCTCTCCAGGAACACAGACACATTGTAAAAGCTACTACCTGCCTTGGTCTCCTTCCCTCAGTGTGCTAGCCTCCCTCACCAGCCCTTCTCCCATTCTTCCAGGCCTTATACACGGTCTCAACCTCTCTTTACAGAGTGGAGTTCAGTAGATCATGTCATCTCGGATGTAAGGTCCTGAATAGAATGGGTGGTCATGGCCCGTGTTTTTCATCTCCCATGTcactggggctggggccaagCGATGAACTGACCCTTCACTTGAAGAACACCCTGATTATCCTCGcacgaaggtgtttgcttttcacgcTGTACACAATTGGGTTCATAAGTGGCGGGACAAACAGAGAGATGTAGCCCAGGAGAACCTTGAACAATGGAGGAGAGCCTGTCCCAAATCTGTGTATCACAGCCAAGCCAATCTCTGGTGTGTAGAAGAGCAAGacagcacagaggtgggagacacATGTGTTCAGGGCCCTAAGGCACTCTCCATGGGACGCAACTTTCGgcactgttttgaggatcatcacataTGAGAGGAAGATGAACAGTGAATCCAATCCCACCATGGAGACTGTAAGGAAGAAGCCATAGATGTAGTTGACTGTGATATCTGAACAAGCCAGCTTCATGACCTCTTGGTGCAGGCAGTAgcaatgggagaggacattggCTCGACAATATCGGAACCGTTTAAGAAGAAAGGGGAGTGGGAATATTACACCCACCCCTCTTAGCACAAACACCAGTCCCATCTTTCCAATTCTCGGCAGGGTTAAGATAGAAGCATATCTCAGTGGGTTACAGATAGCAACGAATCGATCAAAGGCCATCAACAGGAGTACCGATGATTCAATGAATGAAAGTGAGTGaatgaagaacagctgggcaaAACAAGCATCCAGACTGATCTCCCTAGAGTTAAACAAGAATATACCCAGTGTTGTAGGCATGGTGGATATCGATAAGGCAAGGTCTGTGatggccaacatggaaaggaaaatgtacatgggctcatggaggcttggatctgtttttataatgaatagaatgactgaatttcctaCTATTGAA
The DNA window shown above is from Trachemys scripta elegans isolate TJP31775 chromosome 1, CAS_Tse_1.0, whole genome shotgun sequence and carries:
- the LOC117872357 gene encoding olfactory receptor 51G2-like; its protein translation is MSLKYHLVSFFSLSFRKDISKLLGPVQYIMSVVNDTKFSSAVFLLTGIPGQEDVHLWISIPFCLVYIISIVGNSVILFIIKTDPSLHEPMYIFLSMLAITDLALSISTMPTTLGIFLFNSREISLDACFAQLFFIHSLSFIESSVLLLMAFDRFVAICNPLRYASILTLPRIGKMGLVFVLRGVGVIFPLPFLLKRFRYCRANVLSHCYCLHQEVMKLACSDITVNYIYGFFLTVSMVGLDSLFIFLSYVMILKTVPKVASHGECLRALNTCVSHLCAVLLFYTPEIGLAVIHRFGTGSPPLFKVLLGYISLFVPPLMNPIVYSVKSKHLRARIIRVFFK